From a region of the Pseudomonas fulva 12-X genome:
- a CDS encoding aspartate/glutamate racemase family protein: protein MRRIGILGGMSWESTAVYYRQLNEGVRDRLGGLHSASLLLDSVDFAEIAELQRRAEWQQAGEHLGRAAHGLQQAGAGAILLATNTMHKIAPAIEAQIDIPLLHIGDAVGQALQARGVRRAALLGTRFTMQEDFYQRRLTERYGIEVLLPNAEQMAEIDRVIFTELCRGEFNDKSRTFYLDCLSQLAGQGAEAAILGCTEIGLLLADEQTSISMFDSAELHVQMGLEWMLAGP from the coding sequence ATGCGACGTATTGGCATTCTGGGCGGCATGAGCTGGGAATCCACCGCGGTCTATTACCGCCAGCTCAATGAGGGCGTTCGTGACCGGCTGGGCGGGTTGCACTCGGCTTCATTGTTGCTCGACTCAGTCGACTTCGCCGAGATTGCTGAATTGCAGCGTCGGGCCGAATGGCAGCAGGCTGGCGAGCACCTTGGTCGCGCGGCGCATGGCCTGCAGCAAGCTGGCGCGGGAGCCATCCTGTTGGCCACCAATACCATGCACAAGATCGCCCCGGCCATCGAGGCGCAGATCGATATCCCATTGCTGCATATCGGCGATGCGGTGGGCCAGGCGTTGCAAGCCCGGGGTGTGCGCCGGGCTGCTTTGCTCGGCACGCGCTTCACCATGCAGGAGGATTTTTATCAGCGGCGCCTGACCGAGCGATACGGCATCGAGGTGCTACTGCCGAATGCCGAGCAGATGGCCGAAATCGACCGGGTGATATTTACCGAGCTGTGTCGCGGCGAATTCAATGACAAGTCGCGGACTTTCTATCTTGACTGTCTCAGCCAACTGGCTGGGCAGGGAGCTGAGGCGGCGATTCTCGGCTGTACCGAAATTGGGCTATTGCTGGCAGACGAACAGACTAGCATTTCAATGTTCGACAGCGCTGAGCTACATGTGCAGATGGGATTGGAATGGATGCTTGCTGGTCCGTGA
- a CDS encoding KAP family P-loop NTPase fold protein, with translation MKLVTPSLVVGDSDGFRNDALQRQQFGEALSNLVIRSTDELVISLDGKWGEGKTTFVKMWQGLLNERGIPSIYIDAFQNDYTEDAFMSIASAITSYVDQHSAESQRSSDFKDKAKKVGVRLLSWTAKIGIKAATLGIIKESDIETLSEIGEDVAADTSETIADLVKERLSAHDTETELIQSFRESLSDLPANLMGNSSGRLVIVIDELDRCKPSFAVEVLEKIKHLFSVKNVVFLLVMHKQQLEEAIRSVYGSNIDAHTYLQKFINIETSIPKRITDRYSNDIELYIKKLLQLHEITTWGDDRNIADCLVPLAQHFNLSLRQLEKVFTNLAIIYSTSGENHLRLVPIIVFIAAVKVINPNVFGNLLLGKISFSTLCEQLGLLGLNEEEEGKRRLFWLMNWIRFSMLTESEYQGIDENDPIKGFGQSLWRYNVDRERLLSIFCQKLSMFTVN, from the coding sequence ATGAAACTTGTCACTCCCTCTTTGGTGGTTGGAGATTCAGATGGATTCAGGAACGACGCGCTCCAACGCCAACAATTTGGAGAAGCTCTATCAAATTTGGTCATTCGCTCGACGGACGAACTAGTAATCTCGCTTGATGGCAAGTGGGGTGAGGGAAAAACGACATTCGTAAAGATGTGGCAGGGCCTTCTTAATGAAAGAGGCATTCCGAGCATCTATATCGACGCGTTTCAAAATGACTACACAGAAGATGCATTCATGTCGATTGCAAGCGCAATCACTTCGTACGTAGATCAGCACTCCGCCGAATCTCAGAGAAGCTCGGACTTTAAGGATAAAGCAAAGAAAGTCGGGGTACGACTGCTCTCATGGACAGCGAAGATCGGCATCAAAGCAGCAACACTTGGAATCATCAAGGAGTCCGACATTGAAACCTTGTCCGAGATAGGTGAAGACGTTGCTGCCGATACTTCCGAAACAATCGCAGATTTGGTCAAGGAGCGTCTTAGTGCACATGACACAGAGACCGAACTCATCCAGTCTTTTCGAGAGTCTCTATCGGACCTGCCAGCAAATCTGATGGGTAACAGCAGTGGTCGCCTTGTTATCGTTATTGACGAACTAGATAGATGCAAGCCCTCCTTCGCAGTGGAGGTTCTCGAGAAGATAAAACACCTATTTTCCGTCAAGAACGTTGTCTTCCTTCTTGTGATGCATAAGCAACAACTAGAGGAAGCGATTAGGAGCGTATATGGAAGCAACATTGACGCCCACACTTATCTCCAAAAATTTATTAACATTGAAACATCTATTCCAAAGAGGATTACTGACCGATACAGCAACGACATTGAGTTGTACATCAAGAAGCTACTTCAATTGCATGAGATTACAACCTGGGGCGATGATCGTAATATCGCCGATTGTTTGGTCCCTTTGGCTCAGCATTTCAATCTTTCGCTGAGGCAGTTGGAGAAGGTCTTTACAAACCTGGCGATTATCTACAGCACGTCAGGAGAGAATCATCTTCGACTCGTCCCTATCATCGTTTTCATCGCAGCCGTCAAGGTCATCAACCCGAATGTGTTTGGAAATCTCTTGTTAGGGAAAATATCGTTTTCGACGCTGTGCGAACAACTTGGACTTCTTGGGCTTAACGAAGAAGAGGAAGGCAAGCGCAGGTTGTTTTGGTTGATGAATTGGATTCGCTTTTCGATGCTAACTGAATCAGAGTATCAAGGTATTGACGAGAACGATCCAATTAAGGGGTTCGGACAGTCACTTTGGAGGTACAACGTAGATAGAGAAAGGTTACTTTCAATATTCTGCCAAAAGCTGAGCATGTTCACCGTGAACTAG
- the selO gene encoding protein adenylyltransferase SelO, producing MKTLDTLTFDNRFAGLGDGFSTHILPEPIAEPRLVVVSDSAMALLDLDPREAQREVFAELFSGNQLWSDAEPRAMVYSGHQFGGYSPRLGDGRGLLLGEVLNDAGEHWDLHLKGAGMTPYSRMGDGRAVLRSSIREFLASEALHALGIPSSRALCVTGSSTPVWRERQETAAMLVRLAPSHIRFGHFEYFYYTRQHEQLKQLADYVIEHHYPACLEQPQPHAALLKAVLERTAEMIAWWQAYGFCHGVMNTDNMSILGITFDFGPYAFLDDFDAKHICNHSDDTGRYSFSNQVPIAHWNLSALAQALTPLVEIDTLRETLDLFLPIYQAHYHDLMRKRLGFTTAEDGDEELIQRLLTLMQAGKATDYSLFFRHLGDQAPSEALKVVRNDFVDLTGFDAWAADYQARVEREGLEQSERQARMHAVNPLYVLRNYLAQEAIAAAEQGDYGPVRELHQVLTRPFEEQPGKQHYAQRPPDWGKHLEISCSS from the coding sequence GTGAAAACCCTCGACACCCTGACCTTCGACAATCGCTTCGCCGGCCTGGGTGACGGGTTTTCCACGCACATACTGCCCGAGCCCATCGCCGAGCCGCGCTTGGTGGTAGTCAGCGACAGCGCCATGGCCCTGCTCGATCTCGACCCGCGCGAAGCGCAGCGCGAGGTATTCGCCGAGCTGTTCTCCGGCAACCAGCTGTGGAGCGATGCCGAGCCGCGCGCCATGGTCTATTCCGGCCACCAGTTCGGCGGCTACTCGCCGCGCCTTGGCGATGGCCGCGGCCTGCTGCTCGGCGAAGTACTCAACGATGCCGGCGAGCACTGGGACCTGCACCTCAAGGGCGCCGGCATGACGCCCTACTCGCGCATGGGCGATGGCCGCGCCGTGCTGCGCAGCTCGATCCGCGAATTTCTCGCCAGCGAAGCGCTGCACGCCCTCGGCATTCCAAGCTCGCGAGCGCTGTGCGTGACCGGCTCGAGCACGCCGGTGTGGCGCGAGAGGCAGGAAACCGCCGCGATGCTGGTGCGCCTGGCGCCCAGCCATATCCGCTTCGGCCACTTCGAATACTTCTATTACACGCGCCAGCACGAGCAGCTCAAACAACTCGCCGACTACGTGATCGAGCACCATTACCCGGCCTGCCTCGAGCAGCCGCAGCCCCACGCGGCCCTGCTCAAGGCCGTGCTGGAACGCACCGCGGAGATGATCGCCTGGTGGCAGGCCTACGGCTTCTGCCACGGGGTGATGAACACCGACAACATGTCGATCCTCGGCATCACCTTCGACTTCGGCCCCTACGCCTTTCTCGACGACTTCGACGCCAAGCACATCTGCAACCATTCCGACGACACCGGCCGCTACAGCTTCAGCAACCAGGTGCCCATCGCCCACTGGAACCTCTCGGCCCTCGCCCAAGCACTGACGCCCCTGGTGGAAATCGACACCCTGCGCGAAACCCTCGACCTGTTCCTGCCGATCTACCAGGCCCACTACCACGACCTGATGCGCAAACGCCTGGGCTTCACCACGGCAGAAGACGGCGACGAAGAACTGATCCAGCGCCTCTTGACCCTGATGCAGGCCGGCAAGGCCACAGACTACTCGCTGTTCTTCCGTCACCTGGGTGACCAAGCGCCATCCGAGGCGTTGAAGGTGGTGCGCAACGACTTCGTCGACCTCACTGGCTTCGACGCCTGGGCCGCCGACTACCAGGCCCGCGTCGAACGCGAAGGCTTGGAACAGAGCGAGCGCCAGGCACGCATGCACGCCGTTAACCCGCTCTACGTGCTACGCAACTACCTCGCCCAGGAAGCCATCGCTGCTGCCGAACAGGGCGACTATGGGCCCGTACGGGAACTGCATCAGGTCCTGACCCGCCCATTCGAGGAACAGCCGGGCAAGCAGCATTACGCACAGCGACCGCCGGATTGGGGCAAGCATCTGGAAATCAGTTGTTCGTCGTGA
- a CDS encoding GFA family protein: MKVHGSCHCDAIAFVAETDPQLTSVCHCHDCQKLTGTAFRVSTPALPGTFSLLRGTPKVYVKVAESGSRRAQAFCGDCGSQLFTYDADNPTAYGLRVGVLAESQQLRPTWQKWCEAALPWVQDLSALEKAPRNDRAR, translated from the coding sequence ATGAAAGTCCACGGTAGCTGCCACTGCGACGCCATCGCATTCGTTGCAGAAACGGACCCGCAACTCACCAGCGTGTGCCATTGCCATGATTGCCAGAAGCTCACCGGCACTGCGTTTCGGGTGTCGACGCCGGCGCTGCCCGGTACGTTTTCGCTGCTGCGCGGCACGCCCAAGGTGTATGTGAAGGTGGCAGAGAGCGGCTCGCGTCGCGCCCAGGCGTTTTGCGGCGACTGTGGTTCGCAGCTGTTCACCTATGACGCCGACAACCCGACCGCCTATGGCCTGCGTGTCGGCGTGCTGGCCGAGTCGCAGCAATTGCGGCCGACCTGGCAGAAGTGGTGCGAGGCGGCGCTGCCCTGGGTGCAGGATCTGTCGGCGCTGGAGAAGGCGCCGCGCAACGACCGCGCTCGCTAA
- a CDS encoding OsmC domain/YcaO domain-containing protein — protein MEIKVNFLDNLRLEAKFDDFTVIADQPIRYKGDGSAPGPFDYFLASSALCAAYFVKLYCQTRDIPTENIRLSQNNIVDPENRYAQIFKIQVELPADISEKDRLGILRSIDRCTVKKVVQQGPEFIIEEVENLDADAQALLMPVSETTTYIPGKDLPLEQTIANMSGILADLGMKIEIASWRNIVPNVWSLHIRDAQSNLCFTNGKGATKESALASALGEFIERLNCNFFYNDQFWGKDIANAAFVHYPNERWFKPGPKDALPEEILDEHCLAIYNPDGELRGSHLYDTNSGNSLRGICSLPFVRQSDGETVYFPSNLIENLYLSNGMSAGNTLSEAQVQCLSEIFERAVKREILEGELCLPDVPQEVLAKYPGIVAGIQGLEEQGFPVLVKDASLGGEFPVMCVTLMNPRTGGVFASFGAHPSLEVALERSLTELLQGRSFEGLNDLPQPTFDSLALTEPNNFVEHFIDSSGVVSWRFFGATPDFEFVEWDFSGEGADSNEQEAATLFGILEDMGKEVYVATYNDLGANACRILVPGYSEIYPVEDLIWDNTNKALLFRKDILNLHALSDRELKSLLRNLNNAEVDDYTDITTLIGVEFDDNTAWGQLTILELKLLINLALKKYDDAKELVEAFLQYNDNTVERGLFYQAVNAVLEIQLDDELELANFEHNLRRMFGNERMDAVIGSVNGSVRFFGLTPTSMQLEGLDKHLRLIDSYKKLHAARARAAGLATQ, from the coding sequence ATGGAAATCAAGGTCAATTTTCTCGACAACCTTCGCCTCGAAGCCAAGTTCGATGATTTCACGGTGATCGCCGATCAGCCGATCCGCTACAAGGGCGACGGCTCGGCGCCGGGGCCGTTCGACTATTTCCTGGCCTCCTCGGCGCTGTGCGCGGCGTACTTCGTCAAGCTGTACTGCCAGACGCGGGACATCCCTACCGAGAACATTCGCCTGTCGCAGAACAACATCGTCGACCCGGAGAACCGCTACGCGCAGATCTTCAAGATCCAGGTCGAGCTGCCGGCGGACATTTCCGAGAAGGATCGCCTGGGGATTCTGCGTTCCATCGACCGCTGCACCGTGAAAAAGGTCGTGCAGCAGGGCCCCGAGTTCATCATCGAGGAAGTGGAAAACCTCGACGCCGACGCCCAGGCGCTGCTGATGCCGGTGAGCGAAACCACCACCTACATCCCGGGCAAGGATCTGCCGCTGGAGCAGACCATCGCCAACATGTCGGGCATCCTCGCGGATCTCGGGATGAAGATCGAGATCGCCTCCTGGCGCAACATCGTGCCCAACGTCTGGTCGCTGCACATTCGCGACGCGCAGTCGAACCTGTGCTTCACCAATGGCAAGGGTGCGACCAAGGAAAGCGCCCTGGCCTCGGCGCTGGGCGAGTTCATCGAGCGACTGAACTGCAACTTCTTCTACAACGACCAGTTCTGGGGCAAGGACATCGCCAATGCCGCGTTCGTCCATTACCCCAACGAGCGCTGGTTCAAACCGGGCCCGAAGGACGCGCTGCCCGAGGAGATCCTCGACGAACATTGCCTGGCCATCTACAACCCGGACGGCGAGCTGCGCGGCTCGCACCTGTACGACACCAACTCCGGCAACTCCCTGCGCGGCATCTGCTCGCTGCCGTTCGTGCGGCAGAGCGATGGCGAGACGGTGTACTTCCCGTCCAACCTGATCGAGAACCTGTACCTGTCCAACGGCATGAGCGCCGGCAACACCCTGAGTGAGGCCCAGGTGCAGTGCCTGTCGGAAATCTTCGAGCGGGCGGTCAAGCGCGAAATCCTCGAAGGCGAGCTGTGCCTGCCGGATGTGCCGCAGGAGGTGCTGGCCAAGTACCCGGGCATCGTCGCCGGCATCCAGGGCCTGGAAGAACAAGGCTTCCCGGTGCTGGTCAAGGACGCGTCGCTGGGCGGTGAATTTCCGGTGATGTGCGTCACTTTGATGAATCCGCGTACCGGCGGCGTGTTCGCCTCCTTCGGCGCCCACCCGAGCCTGGAGGTGGCGCTGGAGCGCAGCCTCACCGAACTGCTCCAGGGCCGCAGCTTCGAAGGCCTCAACGACCTGCCGCAACCGACCTTCGACAGCCTGGCGCTGACCGAGCCGAACAACTTCGTCGAGCACTTCATCGACTCCAGCGGCGTGGTGTCGTGGCGCTTCTTCGGCGCCACGCCGGACTTCGAATTCGTCGAGTGGGACTTCTCCGGCGAGGGTGCAGATTCCAACGAGCAGGAAGCCGCAACCCTGTTCGGCATCCTCGAGGACATGGGCAAGGAGGTCTACGTTGCCACCTACAACGACCTCGGCGCCAACGCCTGCCGCATCCTCGTGCCCGGCTACTCGGAGATCTACCCGGTCGAGGATCTGATCTGGGATAACACCAACAAGGCGCTGCTGTTTCGCAAGGACATCCTCAACCTGCACGCCCTGAGCGACCGCGAGCTCAAATCGCTGCTGCGTAACCTCAACAACGCCGAGGTCGACGACTACACCGATATCACCACGCTGATCGGCGTCGAGTTCGACGACAACACGGCGTGGGGCCAGCTGACCATTCTCGAGCTGAAGCTGTTGATCAACCTGGCGCTGAAGAAATACGACGACGCCAAGGAACTGGTCGAGGCTTTCCTGCAGTACAACGACAACACCGTCGAACGCGGCCTGTTCTACCAGGCGGTGAATGCCGTGCTGGAGATCCAGCTGGACGACGAGCTGGAGCTGGCCAACTTCGAGCACAACCTGCGGCGCATGTTCGGCAACGAGCGCATGGACGCAGTGATCGGCTCGGTGAACGGCAGCGTGCGGTTCTTCGGCCTGACGCCGACCAGCATGCAGCTGGAGGGCCTGGACAAGCACCTGCGCCTGATCGACAGCTACAAGAAATTGCACGCCGCCCGCGCCAGAGCCGCCGGCCTGGCCACTCAATAA
- a CDS encoding DUF6429 family protein, with product MEYDPKRIEETVLALLATFSFDGGRSWKGYDFDVMNALHQQGLIDDPRSKNKSVWLTAEGLEKGTAIAERLFAADGNSQSPAE from the coding sequence GTGGAATACGACCCAAAACGTATCGAAGAAACCGTGCTGGCACTGCTTGCTACCTTCAGCTTCGACGGTGGCCGATCCTGGAAAGGCTACGACTTCGACGTAATGAACGCCCTGCACCAGCAAGGCCTGATCGACGACCCACGGAGCAAAAACAAATCCGTGTGGCTAACCGCAGAAGGCCTGGAAAAAGGCACCGCCATCGCGGAGCGCTTATTCGCTGCAGACGGCAACAGCCAATCACCCGCCGAGTAA
- the mscK gene encoding mechanosensitive channel MscK: MHSFRRLLAVFLLGLCLANSPAWADANPTAADVQRSLDTLADRKLAEPELTQVRQTLEKTLDSLNAQADSQQKLAALQKQLAQAPRQTQDAHRELEKLKATKVVPVAQRYAGTSVAQLEQILSERSAQLSDWQKQLNDANTLIVTAQTRPERAQAEISSNQTRAQQINSQLKNGREDGKPLSAERVNQLKAELAQLGALTQLRRQEMAGNSVMQDLGTAQRDLFDERVRRLDVELQDLQNLINEKRRDQSERTVAEQSMEAEKVGGSDSLLARESAINLKLSDYLLRGTDRLNELTQLNLRTQQQLDTLNQTDQALDEQINVLQGSLLLSKILYKQRQSLPKLKLDNGLADEIADIRLYQFELNQQREQISNPSAYVDKQLAAQPPESVTPELRESLLDLIDTRRALHDRLNRELNSLLNESITLQLNQKQLKDTATALRATLDEQMFWIPSNNPLNLEWFKTAPAQLQRQISELPWLDNMSQLGAGLIERPLLFLPLLLVMGLLFYKRHYLSQKLTDLHKDIGHFKRDSQLHTPVAILLNVLLALPGSLFLALCGFALQMDARGLNVNLGSAFLGMAQAWLVFYTVYRIFTPGGVAELHFHWARAHVAYLHRQIRWLGVVVMALVAVVTVAEYQPSSLSDDVIGIAVVLTCYGLMIWLLQKLLLRGPARENASTFRMFIGVLFSVLPLGLFLAVCFGYYYTALKLSDRLIDTLYLLLIWLVVEAMFVRGLAVAARRLAYQRAVSKREAQTTEDGEGTEIQLDMPTLDIEQVNQQSLRLIRLTLLGSFIAAMYWVWADLISVFAYLDNITLYEYNSSTVAGAGSASSLVPISLLDALYALIIAAITLALGRNLPGLLEVLVLSRLRLAQGSAYATTTLLSYVIFGTGIVVTLSTLGVSWNKLQWLVAALSVGIGFGMQEIFANFISGLIILFERPVRIGDLVTIGTVTGTVKRIHIRATHIIDSDRKEVIVPNKTFVTSQLINWTLTDTVTRIVLTFKVNRGADLEKVRTLLLQAAQENSRVMRDPAPTAQLSLYAPDGLTHELKIYVKELGDRGVATDELNRRVDQLFADNDINLSSTPKMDIVLSRAAAPHDTLKLDDQQLASAEQAEKKDEAKP; the protein is encoded by the coding sequence ATGCACTCTTTCCGTCGTTTGCTTGCCGTTTTCCTGCTGGGCCTGTGCCTGGCCAACTCCCCCGCTTGGGCCGACGCCAACCCGACCGCCGCCGACGTGCAGCGCAGCCTGGATACCCTGGCCGACCGCAAGCTCGCCGAGCCCGAGCTGACCCAGGTGCGTCAGACCCTGGAAAAGACCCTGGACTCGCTCAACGCCCAGGCAGACAGCCAGCAGAAGCTGGCCGCCCTGCAAAAGCAGCTGGCCCAGGCGCCGCGGCAAACCCAGGATGCCCATCGCGAGCTGGAGAAGCTCAAGGCCACCAAGGTGGTGCCCGTGGCGCAGCGCTATGCCGGCACCAGCGTCGCCCAGCTGGAGCAAATTCTCAGCGAACGCAGCGCCCAGCTCAGCGACTGGCAGAAGCAACTCAACGACGCCAACACCCTGATCGTCACCGCGCAAACGCGCCCGGAGCGCGCCCAGGCGGAAATCAGCAGCAACCAGACCCGTGCCCAGCAGATCAACTCGCAGCTCAAGAACGGCCGTGAAGACGGCAAGCCGCTGAGTGCCGAGCGGGTCAACCAGCTCAAGGCCGAACTCGCCCAGCTCGGCGCCCTGACCCAGCTACGCCGCCAGGAAATGGCCGGCAACAGCGTCATGCAGGATCTGGGCACCGCCCAGCGCGACCTGTTCGACGAGCGCGTCAGACGCCTGGACGTGGAGCTGCAGGACCTGCAGAACCTGATCAACGAGAAGCGCCGTGATCAGTCCGAGCGCACCGTGGCCGAGCAGTCCATGGAAGCCGAGAAGGTCGGTGGCTCCGACAGCCTGCTGGCGCGTGAAAGCGCGATCAACCTCAAGCTCTCCGACTACCTGCTGCGCGGCACCGACCGCCTCAACGAGCTGACCCAGCTCAACCTGCGTACCCAGCAGCAGCTCGACACCCTGAACCAGACCGACCAGGCGCTCGACGAGCAGATCAACGTGCTGCAGGGCAGCCTGCTGCTGTCGAAGATTCTCTACAAACAGCGGCAGTCGCTACCCAAGCTCAAGCTCGACAACGGCCTGGCCGATGAAATCGCCGACATTCGCCTCTACCAGTTCGAGCTCAACCAGCAGCGCGAACAGATTTCCAACCCCAGCGCCTATGTCGACAAGCAACTGGCCGCCCAGCCGCCGGAAAGCGTGACGCCGGAGCTGCGCGAATCCCTGCTGGACCTGATCGACACCCGTCGCGCCCTGCACGATCGCCTGAACCGCGAGCTCAACTCGCTGCTCAACGAATCGATTACCCTGCAGCTCAACCAGAAGCAGCTCAAGGACACCGCCACCGCCCTGCGCGCGACCCTCGACGAGCAGATGTTCTGGATTCCCAGCAACAACCCGCTCAACCTCGAATGGTTCAAGACCGCGCCCGCCCAGCTGCAGCGGCAAATTTCCGAGTTGCCCTGGCTGGACAACATGAGCCAGCTGGGCGCCGGCCTGATCGAACGGCCGCTGCTGTTCCTGCCGCTGCTGCTGGTCATGGGCCTGCTGTTCTACAAGCGCCATTACCTGAGCCAGAAACTCACCGACCTGCACAAGGACATCGGCCACTTCAAGCGTGACAGCCAACTGCACACGCCAGTGGCGATCCTTCTCAACGTGTTGCTGGCGCTGCCTGGCTCGCTGTTCCTGGCGCTGTGCGGCTTCGCCTTGCAGATGGATGCCCGCGGCCTGAACGTCAACCTCGGCTCGGCCTTCCTCGGCATGGCCCAGGCCTGGCTGGTGTTCTACACCGTGTACCGCATCTTCACGCCGGGCGGCGTGGCCGAACTGCATTTCCATTGGGCGCGCGCCCACGTCGCTTACCTGCACCGGCAGATCCGCTGGCTGGGCGTGGTGGTCATGGCCCTGGTGGCGGTGGTCACCGTCGCCGAGTACCAGCCGTCGAGTCTGTCCGACGACGTGATCGGCATCGCCGTGGTGCTGACCTGCTATGGCCTGATGATCTGGCTGCTGCAAAAGCTGCTGTTGCGCGGCCCGGCCCGTGAGAACGCCTCGACCTTCCGCATGTTCATCGGCGTGCTGTTCAGCGTACTGCCCCTGGGCCTGTTTCTGGCGGTGTGCTTCGGCTACTACTACACCGCCCTGAAACTCAGCGACCGGCTGATCGACACCCTCTACCTGTTGCTGATCTGGCTGGTGGTCGAGGCCATGTTCGTGCGCGGCCTGGCGGTGGCCGCTCGGCGCCTTGCCTACCAGCGCGCGGTCAGCAAACGCGAGGCGCAGACCACCGAGGACGGCGAAGGCACCGAGATCCAGCTCGACATGCCGACGCTGGACATCGAGCAGGTCAACCAGCAGTCCCTGCGCCTGATCCGCCTGACCCTGCTGGGCAGCTTCATCGCCGCCATGTACTGGGTGTGGGCCGACCTGATCTCGGTATTCGCCTACCTGGACAACATCACCCTCTATGAATACAACAGCAGCACCGTGGCCGGGGCCGGCAGCGCTTCTTCGCTGGTACCGATCAGCCTGCTCGACGCGCTCTATGCGCTGATCATCGCCGCCATCACCCTGGCCCTTGGCCGCAACCTGCCGGGCCTGCTGGAAGTGCTGGTGCTGTCGCGTCTGCGCCTGGCCCAGGGCAGCGCCTACGCCACCACCACACTACTGTCCTACGTGATCTTCGGCACCGGCATCGTGGTCACCCTGTCGACCCTCGGGGTGAGCTGGAACAAGCTGCAATGGCTGGTCGCCGCGCTGTCGGTAGGTATCGGTTTCGGCATGCAGGAGATCTTCGCCAACTTCATCTCCGGCCTGATCATCCTGTTCGAGCGCCCGGTGCGCATCGGCGACCTGGTGACCATCGGCACCGTGACCGGCACGGTGAAACGCATCCACATCCGCGCCACCCACATCATCGACAGCGATCGCAAGGAAGTAATCGTGCCGAACAAGACGTTCGTCACCAGCCAGTTGATCAACTGGACCCTGACCGATACCGTGACCCGTATCGTGCTGACCTTCAAGGTCAACCGCGGCGCCGATCTGGAGAAAGTGCGCACCCTGCTGCTGCAGGCCGCCCAGGAGAACTCCCGGGTGATGCGCGACCCGGCGCCGACCGCCCAGCTCAGCCTGTACGCACCGGACGGCCTGACCCACGAGCTGAAGATCTACGTCAAGGAACTGGGTGACCGCGGCGTCGCCACCGACGAGCTCAACCGCCGCGTCGACCAGCTGTTCGCCGACAACGACATCAACCTGTCCAGCACACCGAAGATGGACATCGTGCTCAGCCGCGCCGCCGCGCCCCATGACACGCTCAAGCTCGACGACCAGCAACTGGCGAGCGCCGAGCAAGCCGAGAAGAAAGACGAGGCCAAACCGTGA